In [Mycobacterium] stephanolepidis, the genomic window CCGATGCCCACCTCGGGCATGCCGACCTTGGAGGTGTCGGTGACGATGCGGGTGTTGGCGTGTCCGGCCACTCCGACGCCGCCGCCCATGACGATGCCATCCATCAGCGCCACATACGGTTTCGGGAACCGGCCGACCTGGGCGTTGAGTTGGTACTCCTCGCGGAAGAAGCGGCGGGCCACCACACCGTCGATCTTGGCGCTGTCGTGGATCTGAACCACGTCGCCACCGGCGCACAGGCCACGCTCCCCGGCGCCGGAGAGCACCACGGCGCGGATCGCGTCGTCGGCCTCCCACTCGGACAGGGCCACCGACATCGCGGTGATCATGTCGTTGGTCAGTGAGTTGATGGCCTTGGGGCGGTTGAGCGTCAGCAGGCCGACACCCTTTTCGACCCGCGTCTGGATCTGATCCGTCACGCCGGGAGCCCTTCCTGGATAAGCTTGCGGGACACAATGACTCGCATGATCTCGTTGGTTCCTTCCAGAATCTGGTGCACCCGTAGGTCGCGGACGATCTTCTCGATGCCGTACTCGGCCAGGTAGCCGTAGCCGCCGTGTAGCTGTAACGCCTCGTTGGCCACCGTGAAACCTACGTCAGTGGCGATGCGTTTGGCCATGGCACACAGCTCGGCCGCACGCGGATCGCCCTCGTGCACCGCAGAGGCGGCACGCCACACCATGGTGCGGGCGGCCTCCAGCTCGGTGGCCATATCCGCGAGCCTGAACTGCAGTGCCTGGAACTTGATCAGCTCGTCACCGAATGCCTTCCGTGTGCGCAGGTACTCGATGGCCTTCTCCAGTGCGGATCGGGCACCGCCGAGTGAGCACGACGCGATGTTGAGCCGGCCACCGTTGAGGCCGCGCATCGCGATGGTGAATCCGATGCCTTCCTCGCCGATCCGGTTGTCCACCGGAACCCGGACGTCCTCGAAGACAACCTGCGCGGTGGGCTGGGCATGCCAGCCCATCTTGCGTTCGGGCGGCCCGAAAGACAGGCCCGGTGTGTCCTTGGGCACCACGATGGTCGAGATGCCCCGCGGGCCGGGGCCACCGGTGCGTGCCATCACCACGTACAGATCCGCG contains:
- a CDS encoding isobutyryl-CoA dehydrogenase is translated as MFSLTDEQREIWNTAREFADIHIAPHALEWDRDKYFPVEVFPKAAALGMGGIYIDPDVGGSGLTRLDASLIFEAMATGCSAVSAFISIHNMAAWMIDEFGDEEQRQRWLPSMCTMETIGAYCLTEPECGSDASALRTSAVRQGDEYVLNGVKQFISGAGAADLYVVMARTGGPGPRGISTIVVPKDTPGLSFGPPERKMGWHAQPTAQVVFEDVRVPVDNRIGEEGIGFTIAMRGLNGGRLNIASCSLGGARSALEKAIEYLRTRKAFGDELIKFQALQFRLADMATELEAARTMVWRAASAVHEGDPRAAELCAMAKRIATDVGFTVANEALQLHGGYGYLAEYGIEKIVRDLRVHQILEGTNEIMRVIVSRKLIQEGLPA